A genome region from Geminicoccus roseus DSM 18922 includes the following:
- a CDS encoding ABC transporter permease — MQPASSLPVAPARPASTASFVRAGFLGGNEFGLIVLIAAFAILFTLATKGFASPFNLFTLGRTMGIDILIGFSMMVVIVSGGLNLAVGAIGVCAVMAAGYTMERLGFSWPLGLAACLLVGAALGAVNGEAITRSGVHSFIITLATMSIFFGGMVFLSRAEAFRELPPAITAFGKMRLFGVLSPLLLVAVATALVLGWLYRFTALGRRMLAAGSSPKAAEVSGIRVDRTIVACHVLSGILAALAGAMLTARHGAAIPSMAGHLGQDWLLPAFLAPVLGGTLLTGGRVSVLGTFLGAVLVSMLTNGLLLLRVGEFWVQAFLGLLLLAAVLLDLGRRRLLARHRIAV, encoded by the coding sequence ATGCAACCGGCAAGCTCGCTCCCCGTGGCCCCGGCACGCCCGGCCAGCACCGCATCCTTCGTGCGCGCGGGCTTTCTCGGCGGCAACGAGTTCGGCCTGATCGTGCTGATCGCGGCGTTCGCCATCCTGTTCACGCTGGCCACCAAGGGCTTCGCCTCGCCCTTCAACCTGTTCACCCTCGGCCGGACCATGGGGATCGACATCCTCATCGGCTTCTCGATGATGGTCGTGATCGTATCGGGCGGCCTGAACCTGGCGGTTGGCGCCATCGGCGTGTGCGCGGTCATGGCGGCCGGCTACACCATGGAGCGGCTGGGCTTCTCCTGGCCCCTGGGCCTGGCGGCCTGCCTGCTGGTCGGCGCAGCACTGGGTGCCGTCAATGGGGAGGCGATCACCCGCTCCGGCGTGCACAGCTTCATCATCACGCTTGCCACCATGAGCATCTTCTTCGGCGGCATGGTGTTCCTCAGCCGCGCGGAGGCGTTCCGCGAGCTGCCGCCGGCCATCACCGCGTTCGGCAAGATGCGGCTGTTCGGAGTCCTCTCGCCCCTGCTGCTGGTGGCGGTCGCGACCGCGCTGGTGCTGGGCTGGCTGTACCGGTTCACCGCGCTCGGGCGGCGCATGCTGGCAGCCGGCTCCAGCCCGAAGGCCGCCGAGGTCTCGGGCATCCGGGTGGACCGCACCATCGTCGCCTGCCACGTCCTGTCCGGGATCCTGGCCGCGCTGGCCGGTGCGATGCTGACCGCGCGCCACGGCGCCGCGATCCCCTCCATGGCCGGCCATCTCGGGCAGGACTGGCTGCTGCCGGCCTTCCTGGCCCCGGTGCTCGGCGGCACGCTGCTCACCGGCGGCAGGGTCTCGGTGCTCGGCACCTTCCTCGGCGCGGTGCTGGTGAGCATGCTTACCAATGGTCTGCTGCTCCTGCGGGTCGGCGAGTTCTGGGTCCAGGCCTTCCTGGGCCTCCTGCTGCTGGCCGCCGTGCTGCTCGATCTTGGCCGCCGCCGTCTCCTCGCCCGCCACCGGATCGCCGTCTGA
- a CDS encoding ABC transporter permease → MQSFLSKATATDWFGPLAVVIVATVVIGAIEPTFLSPFNIEVLLSAIAVNLLIALAQMIIIAIGQMNLSVGAIGGLVAIAFAGMMEVWGLPAPLALVLALALGLAGGLINGFIVAKTGISAFIITLASLSFFKGMNLGITEAQPFYGIPDAVKAFGNTNMFGPIPWLVLPAVIAGLSIWYLLARLRIGRQILAVGGNAHAAELSGISIFQTTVWAHGLSGLLAALGGVMVVARLQIGQPSIGDDWLILSFAAPVIGGAVLAGGHVSVAGTALGVVVVAIITQSLVLFHIDPFVVQVVLGALILWAVGINRWREVRVERRLRRVG, encoded by the coding sequence ATGCAGAGCTTCCTTTCCAAGGCCACGGCGACCGACTGGTTCGGCCCGCTCGCGGTCGTGATCGTCGCCACAGTCGTGATCGGCGCGATCGAGCCGACCTTCCTGTCGCCCTTCAACATCGAGGTGCTGCTCTCGGCGATCGCGGTGAACCTGCTGATCGCGCTGGCGCAGATGATCATCATCGCGATCGGGCAGATGAACCTGTCGGTCGGCGCCATCGGCGGCCTGGTGGCGATCGCGTTCGCCGGCATGATGGAAGTCTGGGGGCTGCCGGCGCCGCTGGCGCTGGTTCTTGCGCTGGCGCTGGGCCTGGCCGGTGGGCTGATCAACGGCTTCATCGTGGCGAAGACCGGCATCAGCGCCTTCATCATCACGCTCGCCAGCCTGTCCTTCTTCAAGGGCATGAACCTCGGCATCACCGAGGCGCAGCCGTTCTACGGCATCCCGGATGCGGTGAAGGCGTTCGGCAACACCAACATGTTCGGACCGATCCCCTGGCTGGTGCTGCCGGCGGTGATTGCCGGACTGTCGATCTGGTACCTGCTCGCCCGGCTGCGCATCGGCCGGCAGATCCTGGCGGTGGGCGGCAATGCCCATGCGGCGGAGCTTTCCGGCATCTCGATCTTCCAGACCACCGTCTGGGCGCACGGCCTCTCGGGCCTACTGGCGGCGCTGGGCGGCGTCATGGTGGTGGCGCGCCTGCAGATCGGCCAGCCATCCATCGGCGACGACTGGCTGATCCTGTCCTTCGCAGCACCGGTGATCGGCGGTGCGGTCCTGGCCGGCGGCCACGTCTCGGTGGCGGGCACCGCGCTGGGCGTGGTGGTGGTGGCGATCATCACCCAATCCCTGGTGCTGTTCCACATCGACCCGTTCGTCGTGCAGGTCGTGCTCGGCGCCCTGATCCTGTGGGCGGTCGGGATCAACCGCTGGCGCGAGGTCCGGGTCGAGCGCCGCCTGAGGAGGGTCGGATGA
- a CDS encoding sugar ABC transporter ATP-binding protein: MSEVLLQARKIGKSFPGVRALDQVDLTLNKGSIHALLGENGAGKSTLIKALTGVHQLDEGELLLEGRPVRFEDPHAAIAAGIGVVHQERNLIPRFSVAENIMLERLGPSVLSRVDQSVLEAEAKRWLDLLELDVDPATPVGRLSAAKMQLVEIAKALSLRSRVLLMDEPTASLTPHETEHLFELLQRLKNDGVTIVFVSHKLEEVLQICDSVTVLRDGRNACQSQSMAGMGRQDLVRLMIGRNEQIPAWEARDKTTEPMALELKGVSTSLGHRDIDLTLHKGEIVGLYGLVGAGRSELAKCLIGLFPVTGGSVAIEGRATQIGSVSEALHRHGLGYVSEDRKQEGLVLAHSVLANAGITVWSKLAGMMGFLKDSTIRGRVSPAIERLEVKTPSLSQQVGLLSGGNQQKVSVAKWLAAGVKILIVDEPSVGIDIKTKAYLHELIRALADDGTSILLITSDMPEMITLADRIAVMDGYRLTGTLVNDRDYGRMSEGIMHLIHGEARQQAA, from the coding sequence ATGAGCGAGGTGCTGCTGCAGGCGCGCAAGATCGGCAAGTCGTTCCCGGGCGTGCGCGCCCTGGACCAAGTCGACCTGACGCTGAACAAAGGCTCGATCCACGCGCTGCTCGGCGAGAACGGGGCGGGCAAGTCGACCCTGATCAAGGCGCTCACCGGCGTCCACCAGCTGGACGAGGGCGAACTGCTGCTGGAGGGCAGGCCGGTCCGGTTCGAGGATCCTCATGCCGCGATCGCCGCCGGCATCGGGGTGGTCCACCAAGAGCGCAACCTGATCCCGCGCTTCTCGGTGGCCGAGAACATCATGCTGGAGCGGCTGGGCCCCTCCGTGCTGTCCCGGGTCGACCAGTCGGTGCTGGAGGCCGAGGCAAAGCGCTGGCTGGACCTGCTGGAGCTGGACGTCGATCCGGCCACGCCGGTCGGGCGGCTGTCGGCGGCCAAGATGCAGCTGGTGGAGATCGCCAAGGCCTTGTCGCTGCGCTCCCGCGTCCTGCTGATGGACGAGCCGACCGCCTCGCTGACCCCGCACGAGACCGAGCACCTGTTCGAACTCCTGCAGCGGCTGAAGAACGACGGGGTCACCATCGTCTTCGTCAGCCACAAGCTGGAGGAGGTCCTGCAGATCTGCGATTCGGTCACCGTGCTGCGCGACGGCCGCAACGCCTGCCAGAGCCAGTCGATGGCGGGCATGGGCCGCCAGGACCTGGTGCGGCTGATGATCGGGCGCAACGAGCAGATCCCGGCCTGGGAAGCGCGCGACAAGACCACCGAGCCGATGGCCCTGGAACTGAAAGGTGTCTCGACCTCGCTCGGCCACCGGGACATCGACCTGACGCTGCACAAGGGCGAGATCGTGGGCCTTTACGGGCTGGTGGGCGCCGGGCGCAGCGAGCTGGCGAAATGCCTGATCGGCCTGTTCCCGGTCACCGGCGGCAGCGTCGCCATCGAGGGCAGGGCCACCCAGATCGGCAGCGTCTCGGAAGCCCTGCACCGCCATGGGCTTGGCTATGTCAGCGAGGACCGCAAGCAGGAGGGGCTGGTGCTGGCCCATTCGGTGCTGGCGAATGCCGGCATCACCGTCTGGTCGAAGCTTGCCGGAATGATGGGATTCCTCAAGGACTCCACCATCCGCGGCCGGGTCTCGCCCGCGATCGAGCGCCTGGAGGTGAAGACGCCCTCCCTGTCGCAGCAGGTCGGCCTCCTGTCCGGCGGCAACCAGCAGAAGGTGTCGGTGGCCAAGTGGCTGGCGGCCGGCGTGAAGATCCTGATCGTCGACGAGCCCTCGGTCGGGATCGACATCAAGACCAAGGCCTACCTGCACGAGCTGATCCGCGCCCTGGCCGATGACGGCACGAGCATCCTGCTGATCACCTCGGACATGCCCGAGATGATCACGCTGGCCGACCGGATCGCGGTGATGGATGGCTACCGGCTGACCGGCACGCTGGTGAACGACCGCGACTACGGCCGGATGTCCGAAGGCATCATGCACCTGATCCACGGCGAGGCCCGGCAGCAGGCCGCCTGA
- a CDS encoding dodecin produces MSDHTYRVIEVVGSSASSIEDAIKGAVAEAAKTLRHIGWFQVVETRGHVEDGQVKHFQVTVKIGFTLEDRA; encoded by the coding sequence ATGTCGGATCATACCTACCGTGTCATCGAGGTCGTGGGATCCTCGGCCAGCAGCATCGAGGATGCGATCAAGGGCGCCGTCGCCGAGGCGGCCAAGACCCTGCGCCATATCGGCTGGTTCCAGGTCGTGGAGACACGGGGCCATGTCGAGGACGGGCAGGTGAAGCATTTCCAGGTGACGGTGAAGATCGGCTTCACCCTCGAAGATCGCGCATGA
- a CDS encoding acyl-CoA dehydrogenase family protein, with protein MGDDPALDEDHAFPADLFATARQIGLLEAPLPTGHGGHGLANDRQRAGDLCDLLRIVGAANLSLGRLYEGHVNALALIGRYGRPEQIAKFAQDVRDGHLFGVWNTEIGDGLRLGEGQLAGGKVYASGAGWVTRPLVTARNEQDQVLMVIPSVPAGERADLSRWQAHGMRASASGALDFTGIAIGPEETLGEPGDYHRQPLFSAGAWRFAAVQQGGIERVFDTWREHMRQTGRGGDPHQQARLGQAAIQVETARLWVERAAGAEHLPDAEQAVAYVNLARLAVERAGLDVLELAHRSVGLAGFMRTHPLERLSRDLATYLRQPAPDRALTQAAAYVLDRDVPSFGLWNDAR; from the coding sequence ATGGGGGACGATCCGGCGCTGGACGAGGATCACGCCTTCCCCGCCGATCTGTTCGCCACCGCCAGGCAGATCGGCCTGCTGGAGGCGCCCCTGCCCACCGGGCATGGCGGGCATGGGCTGGCGAACGACCGGCAGCGGGCGGGCGACCTCTGCGACCTCCTGCGGATCGTCGGCGCAGCCAACCTGTCGCTGGGCCGGCTCTACGAGGGCCATGTCAACGCGCTGGCACTGATCGGCCGGTACGGGCGGCCCGAGCAGATCGCGAAGTTCGCCCAGGACGTGCGGGACGGCCATCTGTTCGGCGTGTGGAACACCGAGATCGGCGACGGGCTTCGCCTGGGCGAGGGACAACTGGCGGGCGGCAAGGTCTATGCCTCCGGTGCCGGCTGGGTGACCCGTCCGCTGGTGACGGCGCGGAATGAACAGGACCAGGTGCTGATGGTGATCCCGTCCGTTCCTGCGGGGGAGCGGGCCGATCTGTCCCGCTGGCAGGCTCATGGCATGCGCGCCTCCGCGAGCGGCGCCCTCGACTTCACGGGGATCGCGATCGGGCCGGAGGAGACCCTGGGAGAGCCCGGCGACTATCACCGGCAGCCCTTGTTCTCGGCCGGAGCCTGGCGGTTCGCGGCGGTCCAGCAAGGCGGGATCGAGCGGGTGTTCGACACCTGGCGCGAGCACATGCGCCAGACCGGCCGCGGCGGCGATCCGCACCAGCAGGCGCGCCTGGGCCAGGCGGCGATCCAGGTCGAGACGGCAAGGCTGTGGGTCGAGCGCGCGGCCGGGGCGGAGCACCTGCCGGACGCGGAGCAGGCTGTCGCCTATGTGAACCTTGCGCGCCTCGCCGTGGAACGGGCCGGGCTGGACGTGCTGGAACTGGCGCATCGCTCGGTGGGTTTGGCCGGCTTCATGCGCACCCACCCGCTGGAGCGCCTGTCGCGCGACCTGGCGACCTATCTGCGCCAGCCGGCGCCTGATCGGGCCCTGACCCAGGCGGCGGCCTACGTGCTGGACCGGGACGTGCCGAGTTTCGGGCTGTGGAACGATGCGCGCTGA
- a CDS encoding PIG-L deacetylase family protein, with product MRAEDFLDQAERLPLAGLQEILGSRGVVVVAPHPDDESLGCGGLIAQASAQGTAVRIVVVSDGVGSHPGSICYPPVRLKVVREAETLKAALNLGLESRAVTFLGLPDREVPAEGPRALAAAEQIASIAKEIDAGTLLVTWKHDPHCDHQAAHALARHALRLLGPGVVLRSYPIWGRSLPPDQDVGAHAPSGVRLDISAQAAAKRAAITAHASQTGRLIHDDPGGFQLDPKMIERFATSPEIYLDEPS from the coding sequence ATGCGCGCTGAGGACTTCCTGGATCAGGCGGAGCGCCTGCCGCTTGCCGGGCTGCAGGAGATCCTGGGCAGTCGCGGGGTTGTGGTCGTCGCCCCCCATCCCGACGACGAGTCTCTTGGCTGCGGTGGGTTGATCGCGCAGGCTTCGGCACAGGGAACAGCGGTCCGGATCGTGGTGGTGAGCGATGGCGTCGGCTCGCACCCGGGCTCGATCTGCTACCCACCCGTGCGGCTGAAGGTGGTGCGCGAGGCGGAGACGCTGAAAGCAGCGCTAAATCTCGGGCTGGAGAGCCGTGCGGTCACCTTTCTGGGACTGCCGGACCGTGAGGTTCCGGCCGAGGGCCCGCGTGCCCTGGCGGCAGCCGAGCAGATTGCCTCGATCGCCAAGGAAATCGATGCCGGAACGCTCCTGGTCACCTGGAAGCACGACCCCCACTGCGATCACCAGGCCGCCCATGCCCTGGCAAGGCATGCCCTGCGGCTTCTCGGGCCCGGCGTTGTGCTGCGCTCCTATCCGATCTGGGGCCGCAGCCTGCCGCCCGACCAGGACGTAGGCGCCCATGCTCCGAGCGGCGTGCGGCTGGACATCTCCGCCCAAGCGGCGGCGAAGCGCGCGGCCATCACCGCCCACGCCTCGCAGACCGGCCGTCTGATCCACGACGACCCGGGCGGCTTTCAACTGGACCCCAAGATGATCGAGCGCTTCGCCACGAGCCCCGAAATCTATCTGGACGAGCCCTCGTGA
- a CDS encoding class I SAM-dependent DNA methyltransferase — MIGRRQGTLPPEYFASLYDAAADPWSFETSPYEQAKYQATIEALEGRRYQAGFEVGCSIGVLTERLAGQVQDLLAVDVSDTALAKARARCRSLPHVRLRNMQVPGSWPAERFDLILLSEVLYYLDRSDLDALIERVRLSLIPGGEAVLVHWTGETDYPLSGDEAAERFIAGSAAFMQVRRQERAANYRLDVLRRVP; from the coding sequence GTGATCGGCCGTCGCCAAGGAACGCTGCCGCCCGAATACTTCGCGAGCCTCTATGACGCGGCAGCCGACCCGTGGTCGTTCGAGACGAGCCCCTACGAGCAGGCGAAGTATCAGGCGACGATCGAGGCGCTGGAAGGTCGCCGCTACCAGGCGGGCTTCGAGGTCGGCTGCTCGATCGGGGTGCTCACCGAGCGGCTGGCGGGCCAGGTCCAGGACCTGCTGGCGGTGGATGTGAGCGACACGGCGCTGGCGAAGGCCAGGGCCCGTTGCCGTTCCCTGCCTCATGTCCGGCTGCGGAACATGCAGGTCCCGGGAAGCTGGCCGGCCGAGCGTTTCGACCTGATCCTGCTTTCCGAGGTGCTCTATTATCTCGACCGCTCTGACCTCGACGCCCTGATCGAGCGGGTCAGGCTGTCCCTGATCCCCGGCGGCGAGGCGGTGCTGGTCCATTGGACCGGCGAGACCGACTATCCGCTATCCGGCGACGAGGCGGCCGAGCGCTTCATTGCCGGCAGCGCCGCCTTCATGCAGGTGCGGCGGCAAGAGCGGGCGGCGAATTATCGTCTGGACGTGCTGCGCCGAGTTCCTTGA
- a CDS encoding glycosyltransferase translates to MRDHILGRLLVDLRPHLNGEPPQAVVAIPAKDEADEIGRCLDALAAQQGIDPSGFGVVLLVNNSSDDSAERARAMADMLPYRLAVLQADLPSEIGHAGTARRLAMDVAADWLRAGRVGFKAILTTDADTRVAPGWMAATERALAQGADAVAGAVALDPDDSATLTPQLRERGLREAAYEAILIEIDSLLDPIPHDPWPRHDTASGASLAVTLDAYEGIGGVPPVPLGEDRALAQALVASGWRLRHDPQVRVVTSGRLFGRATGGAADTIRLRNEDPAARCDPRLEPLGTAILRARWRGRLRQAYQGTGRLAVGEVVAALAVPSFMVVHALRAPNFAACWRQIENTSPLLAPCPLHPAELAEQIMAGHAALLTLRTKVLLKELGAARPDDNSPPALAAAPA, encoded by the coding sequence TTGCGTGATCATATCCTGGGCCGGTTGCTCGTCGATCTCCGGCCGCATCTGAATGGCGAGCCGCCACAAGCGGTGGTGGCCATCCCGGCCAAGGACGAGGCGGACGAGATCGGCCGCTGCCTGGACGCTCTCGCCGCTCAGCAAGGGATCGACCCGTCCGGGTTCGGCGTGGTCCTCCTGGTCAACAATTCGAGCGACGACAGCGCGGAGCGTGCCCGCGCGATGGCGGACATGCTGCCGTACCGGCTGGCGGTGCTGCAGGCGGACCTGCCCAGCGAGATCGGTCATGCCGGCACGGCGCGCCGGCTCGCCATGGACGTGGCGGCGGACTGGCTGCGTGCCGGACGGGTTGGTTTCAAGGCGATCCTCACCACGGATGCGGACACGCGGGTGGCGCCAGGCTGGATGGCCGCGACGGAGCGGGCGCTGGCGCAGGGGGCCGACGCGGTGGCCGGTGCTGTCGCCCTCGACCCCGATGACAGTGCTACGCTGACACCGCAACTGCGCGAGCGCGGCCTACGCGAAGCAGCCTACGAGGCCATCCTGATCGAGATCGACAGCCTGCTGGACCCGATCCCGCACGATCCCTGGCCGCGCCATGACACCGCGTCCGGCGCCAGCCTGGCGGTGACCCTGGATGCCTACGAGGGGATCGGGGGGGTGCCGCCGGTCCCGCTCGGCGAGGACCGGGCCCTGGCCCAGGCGCTCGTCGCTAGCGGCTGGCGCCTGCGCCATGATCCGCAGGTGCGCGTGGTGACGTCCGGTCGGCTGTTCGGCCGGGCGACCGGCGGGGCCGCCGATACGATCCGCCTGCGCAACGAGGATCCCGCCGCGCGCTGCGACCCTCGCCTGGAGCCGCTCGGCACCGCCATTCTGCGCGCCAGATGGCGCGGCCGGCTGCGACAGGCTTACCAGGGCACCGGGCGGCTGGCCGTCGGAGAGGTCGTCGCCGCGCTGGCGGTGCCCTCCTTCATGGTCGTTCATGCGCTGCGCGCGCCCAACTTCGCCGCCTGCTGGCGGCAGATCGAGAACACCAGCCCGCTGCTGGCACCCTGTCCCCTGCACCCGGCCGAACTGGCCGAGCAGATCATGGCAGGCCATGCCGCGCTGCTGACGCTGCGCACCAAGGTGCTGCTCAAGGAACTCGGCGCAGCACGTCCAGACGATAATTCGCCGCCCGCTCTTGCCGCCGCACCTGCATGA
- a CDS encoding DNA topoisomerase IB: MTPAESSTVLDGLPLRYVSHDIPGITRRRSGTGFSYRDPEGKLLKDKAVLQWIRSLAIPPAWTEVWIAPFQDAHLLAVGRDQRGRMQYRYHPEWRAARDATKFERMLAFGRSLPTIRAAVEADLRKPGLHKRRVLAVVVRLLEVTHVRVGNEEYARTNKSYGLTTLKDRHLAINGATLRFRFKGKSGKEHQITLKNRRLARLVGRLQDLPGQQLFQYLDEEGARQAIDSAEVNEYLREIAGDHFTAKDFRTWSATVLCACALAKLEEFDTQAAAKRNLKQAIEEVARRLGHTPTICRKSYVHPQIIDDYLAGELFQVLKIETEMAASEPGTELEPYEIAVLQYLGERLQHALDNVRQADEGTLSLS; encoded by the coding sequence ATGACGCCTGCTGAAAGTTCGACCGTCCTGGACGGCCTGCCCCTGCGCTATGTGAGCCACGACATCCCCGGCATCACCCGCCGCCGGTCCGGCACGGGCTTCAGCTACCGGGATCCCGAGGGGAAGCTGCTGAAGGACAAGGCGGTCCTCCAGTGGATCCGGTCCCTGGCGATCCCACCCGCCTGGACGGAGGTATGGATCGCTCCCTTCCAGGATGCCCACCTGCTCGCGGTCGGGCGCGACCAGCGCGGGCGCATGCAGTACCGCTACCATCCCGAGTGGCGCGCCGCCCGCGATGCGACCAAGTTCGAGCGCATGCTGGCATTCGGCCGCAGCCTCCCGACGATCCGCGCCGCGGTGGAGGCGGACCTGCGCAAGCCCGGCCTGCACAAGCGTCGCGTACTCGCGGTGGTCGTGCGCCTGCTGGAAGTCACCCATGTCCGGGTCGGCAACGAGGAATATGCCAGGACCAACAAGAGCTATGGCCTGACCACGCTGAAGGACCGCCACCTGGCGATCAACGGCGCGACCCTGCGGTTCCGCTTCAAGGGCAAGAGTGGCAAGGAGCACCAGATCACCCTGAAGAACCGGCGGCTGGCGCGGCTGGTCGGAAGGCTGCAGGATCTGCCGGGACAGCAGCTTTTCCAGTATCTGGACGAGGAAGGCGCCCGTCAGGCGATCGATTCCGCGGAAGTGAACGAGTATCTGCGCGAGATCGCCGGCGACCATTTCACCGCCAAGGACTTCCGCACCTGGTCGGCCACGGTCTTGTGCGCCTGCGCGCTGGCGAAGCTGGAGGAGTTCGATACCCAGGCCGCCGCCAAGCGCAACCTGAAGCAGGCCATCGAGGAGGTGGCCCGGCGCCTGGGCCACACGCCGACGATCTGCCGCAAGAGCTACGTGCACCCGCAGATCATCGATGACTATCTGGCAGGTGAACTGTTCCAGGTTCTGAAGATCGAGACAGAAATGGCGGCTTCGGAGCCTGGCACAGAACTTGAGCCTTACGAGATTGCCGTCCTGCAGTATCTGGGCGAGCGCCTGCAGCATGCGCTCGACAATGTACGGCAGGCAGATGAAGGAACGCTGAGCCTCTCCTGA
- a CDS encoding amylo-alpha-1,6-glucosidase — translation MLPVDPTATQNQTSFYIAAIGPGSRPRRNLKQGDTFMVIDSHGEIGVSAGGPDGIFHDGTRHLSRLSLDIDDAEPLVLGSEITEDNTGLVVELTNPDMMRDGKLRLAKDTVYLSRFFFIWDGTLHERCSIHNHGRDPVRFTLTYRFDADFADLFEVRGLQRKARGSRREPVHHDSDVTLAYLGLDSAERCTRLHFQPRPAALEGHLARFEVSLPPGGRCSHFVSVACGEQPDEDDWPFLANIKRARRATLQARARAPAITIANDRIDQVIERSSADLYMLCTDTPQGPYPYAGIPWYSTTFGRDGILTAIEALWLDPAIAHGVLCRLAALQATAPDPDADAEPGKILHEMRGGEMAALGEIPFSLYYGSVDSTPLFLLLAGLYFERTGDARLMRQLWPSLRAALAWIDGPGDADGDGFVEYHRASESGLANQGWKDSHDAISHADGDLAEGPIALVEVQAYVYGAKRALAKVALALGEADTAARLETEAELLRERFEKAFWCEDLGTYALALDGDKRPCRVISSNAGHALLGGIASPERALSVAQVLLGPESFSGWGVRTLAQGEARFNPMSYHNGSIWPHDNALIALGFARYGLKSELLRIVDALFDAACWMDLQRLPELYCGFRRRGQRGPTLYPVACAPQAWAAAAPFALLQACLGMSFDTELERVRFVEPYLPTRFQGITIRGLDVGTTRLDVEIHGKGRDVSFAVTGRHGPGHAILVL, via the coding sequence ATGCTGCCCGTCGATCCGACCGCCACCCAGAACCAGACTTCCTTCTACATCGCCGCGATCGGCCCTGGCTCGCGCCCGCGCCGCAACCTCAAGCAGGGTGACACCTTCATGGTGATCGATTCGCATGGGGAGATCGGGGTCTCGGCGGGCGGTCCGGACGGCATCTTCCACGACGGCACCCGCCACCTGTCCCGGCTGTCCCTGGACATCGACGACGCCGAGCCGCTGGTTCTCGGGTCGGAGATCACCGAGGACAATACCGGGCTGGTGGTCGAGCTGACCAACCCGGACATGATGCGGGACGGCAAGCTCCGCCTCGCCAAGGACACCGTCTATCTCAGCCGGTTCTTCTTCATCTGGGACGGCACGCTGCACGAGCGCTGCTCCATCCACAATCACGGCCGCGACCCGGTCCGGTTCACGCTGACCTACCGGTTCGATGCCGACTTCGCCGACCTGTTCGAGGTGCGCGGGCTGCAGCGGAAAGCCAGGGGCAGCCGGCGCGAGCCCGTCCACCACGACAGCGACGTCACCCTGGCCTATCTCGGCCTGGACAGCGCCGAGCGCTGCACCCGGCTGCACTTCCAGCCGCGGCCTGCCGCCCTGGAAGGGCATCTGGCACGGTTCGAGGTCAGCCTGCCGCCGGGCGGGCGGTGCTCGCACTTCGTGAGCGTCGCCTGCGGCGAGCAGCCGGACGAGGACGACTGGCCGTTCCTGGCGAACATCAAGCGGGCGCGGCGCGCCACCCTGCAGGCCAGGGCGCGCGCGCCCGCCATCACCATCGCGAACGACCGGATCGACCAGGTGATCGAACGCTCGTCGGCCGATCTCTACATGTTGTGCACCGACACCCCGCAGGGACCTTATCCCTACGCCGGCATTCCCTGGTACTCGACGACCTTTGGGCGCGACGGGATCCTGACGGCGATCGAGGCGCTCTGGCTCGATCCTGCCATCGCCCATGGCGTCCTCTGCCGGCTGGCCGCGCTCCAGGCGACCGCCCCCGACCCCGATGCCGATGCCGAGCCCGGCAAGATCCTGCACGAGATGCGGGGCGGCGAAATGGCGGCCCTGGGTGAGATCCCGTTCAGCCTCTATTACGGCAGCGTCGATTCGACCCCGCTATTCCTGCTGCTTGCCGGCCTCTACTTCGAGCGGACCGGCGATGCGCGCCTCATGCGGCAGCTCTGGCCGTCCCTGCGGGCAGCGCTCGCCTGGATCGACGGCCCGGGAGACGCCGATGGCGACGGGTTCGTCGAATATCATCGTGCCTCCGAAAGTGGCCTCGCCAACCAGGGCTGGAAGGACTCCCACGACGCCATCTCCCATGCCGACGGCGATCTGGCGGAGGGGCCGATCGCCCTGGTGGAGGTCCAGGCCTATGTCTATGGCGCCAAGCGCGCGCTGGCGAAGGTCGCCCTGGCGCTGGGCGAAGCCGACACCGCCGCTCGGCTGGAAACGGAGGCGGAACTGCTGCGGGAGCGCTTCGAGAAGGCGTTCTGGTGCGAGGATCTCGGCACCTATGCCCTGGCGCTCGACGGCGACAAGCGTCCCTGCCGGGTGATCAGCTCCAATGCCGGCCACGCCCTGCTCGGCGGCATCGCCTCGCCGGAGCGCGCCTTGTCCGTGGCGCAGGTCCTGCTGGGTCCGGAGTCCTTCTCCGGCTGGGGCGTGCGCACGCTGGCTCAGGGCGAGGCGCGGTTCAACCCGATGTCGTACCACAATGGCTCGATCTGGCCGCACGACAACGCCCTGATCGCGCTGGGCTTCGCGCGCTACGGCCTGAAGTCGGAACTGCTGCGCATCGTCGACGCGCTGTTCGACGCTGCCTGCTGGATGGACCTGCAGCGCCTGCCGGAACTCTATTGCGGCTTTCGCCGCCGCGGCCAGCGCGGCCCGACCCTCTATCCGGTCGCCTGCGCGCCGCAGGCCTGGGCGGCGGCGGCGCCGTTCGCCTTGCTGCAGGCCTGCCTCGGCATGTCCTTCGACACCGAACTGGAGCGGGTCCGCTTCGTCGAGCCCTACCTGCCGACCCGGTTCCAGGGGATCACGATCCGCGGCCTGGACGTGGGCACCACCCGCCTCGACGTCGAGATCCATGGCAAGGGTCGCGACGTATCCTTTGCCGTGACCGGCCGCCATGGTCCCGGCCATGCAATCCTCGTGCTGTGA